Proteins from a genomic interval of Fusarium oxysporum Fo47 chromosome I, complete sequence:
- a CDS encoding Sds3-like-domain-containing protein, whose product MAATASAPPPLSSPALGVADHEDSNISSPLSEVDTKDDNDEDIEHMNLDHDDEDSVRRSPRKKPPPTSDSDSVLSDAHSDVPSDGNVTEAETERLYDTPKHQRQRDVVVDQFNDGQVYEHTPSKLRRTANLHNDDEDESAIDDDDASTGSPTLGEDSPTKHAIAHNAGEEDEHKNDAQERKRKRSPAADQSETEQPLRKRASSEHATDVNTPQQPEETILQEDGPTPAHESTGTHTPAEDTDASPQKRSTNRETDLAERLSRAVKKNTRGSKRKAAAAVADLDPDTDSGSHDGARDSARGTDVDHHDEADADADEEVDSATAHDEELDRKQAAFKDWTVIEEMFGVFRDRLYKDRLERLEEEEQSLLASEPTHPEYLNMKQCLDDRLEQKLREINNEHEYRLKAHERRSVAQRAQIWGQYYQAVREKRERTLEALNQEWYDIQTARRSAHSLQDCGLLYPKDPAQRVRNAIAYNTEVSALATIAKYEGFPAGPEMTGATPSELEDDIAAIERAKRSRHKPVNQRREEYYAQPFDRLGPAGEQFLRETPWANPNHLLHKMHPTAAPAEAPADDMTSRGAHQASVPPNAQITQSPSLSARLSESPELTRTLLSPAHQAKRVSNSLPGVNRGTKTAAT is encoded by the exons ATGGCTGCCACCGCTTCCGCACCTCCGCCTCTCTCCTCCCCGGCGCTTGGAGTTGCCGATCATGAGGACAGCAACATCTCCAGCCCCCTCAGTGAGGTTGACACTAAAGACGACAACGACGAAGACATTGAGCATATGAATCTCGAtcatgatgacgaagataGCGTCAGGCGCAGCCCTCGAAAGAAGCCTCCACCTACCTCCGACTCGGACAGCGTCCTCTCTGACGCCCACTCTGACGTACCCTCGGATGGCAACGTCACAGAAGCTGAAACTGAGCGACTATATGATACGCCAAAACATCAGAGGCAACGAGACGTCGTGGTAGACCAATTTAATGATGGCCAAGTCTACGAACACACTCCCAGCAAGCTACGCAGGACCGCCAACCTACACAacgacgacgaggacgaaTCTGCAAtagacgacgacgatgctTCTACTGGCTCCCCCACACTTGGTGAAGATTCACCAACAAAACATGCGATCGCACACAACGCaggagaggaagacgagCACAAAAATGACGCCCAAGAGCGAAAGCGGAAGCGTTCACCCGCCGCCGATCAATCAGAAACCGAACAGCCGCTTAGAAAACGAGCAAGTTCAGAGCATGCGACTGATGTGAACACCCCCCAGCAGCCTGAAGAGACCATTCTGCAAGAAGACGGGCCCACCCCTGCACATGAAAGCACCGGCACACATACACCTGCTGAAGACACTGATGCTTCTCCCCAAAAGAGATCTACCAACCGAGAGACTGATCTAGCAGAGCGTCTTTCACGTGCCGTAAAAAAGAACACCCGCGGATCCAAACGAaaagcagctgcagctgttGCTGATCTTGATCCCGACACTGACAGCGGAAGTCATGATGGCGCGCGCGACAGCGCCAGAGGAACAGACGTGGATCACCACGACGAAGCTGATGCCGATGCAGACGAAGAAGTTGACTCAGCTACTGCACATGATGAAGAGC TGGACCGAAAACAAGCCGCTTTCAAGGATTGGACTGTCATCGAGGAAATGTTTGGGGTGTTTCGTGACAG GCTCTACAAGGACCGACTTGAAAGactggaagaggaagaacagTCACTCCTTGCCAGCGAACCGACACATCCCGAGTACCTAAACATGAAGCAGTGTTTAGATGATCGACTAGAACAAAAATTACGCGAAATAAACAATGAACACGAATATCGCCTCAAGGCTCACGAAAGACGGTCCGTTGCCCAGCGAGCCCAAATATGGGGCCAGTACTACCAAGCGGTTCgtgagaagagagaaaggaCCCTAGAAGCACTTAACCAAGAGTGGTACGACATCCAAACTGCAAGGCGAAGCGCACACAGCTTGCAGGACTGCGGCTTGCTCTACCCCAAGGATCCCGCACAACGTGTGAGAAATGCGATCGCCTACAACACCGAGGTCTCAGCACTAGCTACGATTGCAAAGTACGAAGGATTCCCCGCAGGCCCCGAGATGACCGGAGCGACACCGTCGGAACTGGAAGATGATATAGCTGCCATTGAG CGAGCCAAGCGATCACGACATAAGCCAGTAAACCAACGACGCGAGGAATACTATGCTCAGCCATTTGATCGCCTCGGACCCGCTGGTGAACAATTCCTTCGAGAGACGCCGTGGGCCAATCCAAATCATTTACTTCACAAGATGCACCCTACAGCTGCTCCAGCGGAGGCACCTGCAGACGATATGACCAGCCGTGGTGCGCACCAAGCTTCTGTGCCTCCCAACGCCCAAATCACGCAGTCTCCTTCACTCTCGGCACGACTATCGGAGTCACCAGAATTGACAAGAACGTTACTTAGCCCAGCTCACCAAGCCAAACGGGTCAGTAACAGTCTGCCCGGCGTGAACCGCGGTACAAAAACAGCAGCTACATAG